TCGTCGCCGTCTCGATGTGGTGGCTCTACTTCCGGTACTTCGACGAAGCGCTCATCGACCGGATTCTCCATCCGACGTCTGAACACTGGCTCAATGCGAGACAACGGGGACTCGTCTACACGTTCAGCCACTACCTCACTCACATGGGTATCGTCGCCGGTGGCATCGGCATCATCATCCTGTTGGAGTCGTCGCTGACTGGCGTCGCACCCGAACCCGGCGGAGTGGGTGTGGTTGGCGGCGGAGTCGCGCTGTACCTCATCGGCACGAGTCTCTGTCATCGGGCGATTCCAGACAGCATCGACGGCAACGTGTTCCGGATACGTCTGCTCGTTGCCGCGGGTCTGTTCCTCTACCCGGGGCTGGGTATCCAACTGTCTCCCATCGTCTCACTGGTGCTCGTCTCGGGGCTGTTGCTCGCGGTCATTGCCCTGGATTTCCTATCTCCGGGAGTGGCCGCGCCGCAACTCGAAACAGAGGTCAGGCACTGACCCTTCGACTCCCATTCAGTGTTCTTCCGGATTTTCGGACCACTGTCTCTCGTCACGTCCTCCACGAAACCCAGCAATGACGACGGTTTCCGTGACTGTTCGCGCCCGTCGAAATTCATCGTTCGGTTCACCTGCAGACACGCTTTTGCTCGGAAGTAGCGTCTAGACTGCATGAATCTGAGTCGGACAGGGCGGGAGATTCCGTCCGAAGTAGAGGACCTCCTGACGGGCGAACCGGTGGTCGCTCACCTGGCGACGTGTGCCGACGGGCGACCCCACTCGGCCCCACTCTGGTACCGGTACGACGACGGCGTCGTCGAGATACTCACGACTGGCGTCAAACTCGCGAACATCCGAAAGAACCCACACGTGTCGATTTCGATGGAACGAGACCACGAAGGGATTCCCGAGTGGATGGTCACGATTCGTGGAACGGCGACCATCGTGGAGGACGAAGACGAAATTCAAGAGGCGAACACACGCATCAACCGGAAGTACGGTGTCGAAGACGACGCGTGGTCAGAGAACGTCCTGGTCCGTATCGACGTCGGGTCCGTCGCCTACCGGACGTACTGACGCGCGCTGGACGGTTGGGCTGTCGTCGAGACTCGAAGCGTATTTTTCACGATGGTCGTGTCGCTACGGCGCTTTGATGTACCCGTAGCCTTCGTCTTGGAGTCGTGCGAGTGCGCCGGACCCTGACTGAACACGCTCGACACCGGGGAGTAAGTCGTCGTCGGTGACGCCCATCCCACGGAGTGCGTTCCCACAGACGAGCAGGGTAACGCTCAGTTCTCGAAGCTCTTCGACCATCTCCGGATTCGACGCGGTTGCTTCGATGAACATCCGGACACCGGCCCCGTTTGCCACCACTGCAACGTCGTCGCCTGGTGTGTAGACGCTCTCGTCGTAAATCATGTTCAGCGTGTTCACCATCGCGTGCTCTTGGTCTCCGGGATTCGGGGACGACACGTGAATCACGGTCTTCATGACAGAGAGACGACTCCCACCGATATATCGATAGAGTGTACGGGTCCGAGGTGTGACGAGGTCACTCCGACGAGAGGCGAGGCGTGGTCTGTAGACTCTCGACCATCCCGTTGAGGTGAACGAGTTCACCGACGTCTCTGGCGACGGTGGTCGTCAGTGCACGAATCTGTTCCCACGGCGTCGACGACGCTTCGAACTGGTAGAACTCGAACGTCGGCCCTGCGTTGAGTTCCGCGCCCTCAGACACGGGGTGACTCGTCAGGTACCGGGCTAACGGCGAGAGGATGCCGGACATGACCGTGTAGAGGTCACGGACCAGCGCGTCTTTCGTGTCTCTGTCGGTCGTGGCGTACAGTTCGTCCATGAGGACGAACGAATAGCTATACGCCGCGTTGAACAGGTCAGAGACGGGGCGTAACGCCGGGTCGAAGTCGGCAGTCGTCGGATTCTCCGCGACGGGGCGAACCGCTCCAAGTCGATAGGTGCCGTCCGCAATCGACTTGAACTTGTAGTAGTGGGTCATCTCGTGGTGGGATGGGTCTGCCCAATGTTCGTCTCGGAGCCCCTCTCCCTGATGGATGACCGTCTCGATCGCCCGACACGCACTCTCGATTCCGTCTATCGGGTGCAGGCCGCCGCTGTCTTCTTCGTCGAACTCGACTGGCGCATAGTACCCCGGATGCAGTAGTTGTCGTTCGACCTGTGGGTCGTCGAACAGTCCACCTTCGTCGTCGTCGAGTTGCTCGATGGCCGCTTCGACTGCGAGGTAGAACTGCCCGATGGTCTCGTAGTTGTCGTCTTCTGGCACCGCATCGACTGCCCGTGGGTGTTCGATTGGCATACAGACCCGCTCGATGAAGTCGGGACTACATCGTTCGAGGTTCATCCGAATCGGCGGGTCGTGGTGAGGAAGGTCCATCGGGTACGACGGTATCACGTCCTCGGCGTAGAACCGTGGCTTGCCACCGACGGCGACCATGAGGTTGGCCGCCAGCGCCATGTGGAGCATCTCCTCGACGACGACGCTCCGGATGAGTCTGTACGGTTCTGCGCCTCTGTCGTCGATGGAGTACATCGCGTACAGGTAGGTCGGAATGGTCGACAGTTCGACCTGGACTGCCCACTGAAGGTGTTCTTTGAGGTCTGCTCTCGTCTCGATACCCATAGTCAGTAATTCGACAACAACGACTATCAATATACAGGTCGGGCCGGCCACTCATTCAGGAGTTTGAGACTCTCTCAACCGCGAATTCGAGCGTTCGCCCGACGCGCGCGAAGCGAGGTATAAATCGCGAGACGTTCAATAGTTGGCATGAAGATTCCCAGGGTCAGCCACCACCGGGGGTCGATGGTCGATGCCTCCTTGTCGGTGGGTCATCACCTGCGCGTGGGGTTCAGACGAGGTGACGCGACGCTCCCGTGGAATTCACCGACGCTTCGGGTGGTTTTTGCGAGTACGCTCTTGGCTCCACTGGGAATCGCACTGATTAGTCCGGGACTCCCGGTTATTCAAGCACAGTTCTCCCTGACCGACGCGGAGACGAGTCTCATCCTCTCGTCGTACTTCCTGACTGGAATCGTGCTCTCACCGTTCATCGGCCTCCTCGAAGACCGAATCGGGAGGCGGGCCGTTCTCATTCCATCGCTGCTCGTGTTTAGTCTGACGGGTGCTGCAATCGCGTACGCACCCAGTTACTCGGTCGCGCTCGGACTTCGTATCGTGCAAGGAACCGCCGCTGCAGGGATATTCATCTCGACCGTCACGCTGATTGGCGATACGTTCGAGGGCGTCGAGCGAACTTCCGTCCTCGGGGCGAATACGGCCGTTCTCTCGACTGGGGCGGCTATCTTCCCGATTCTCGGTGGCGTTCTCGCAGCAACGTCGTGGAATGCACCGTTCTTCGTGTACCTTCTGGGTATCCCTGTGGCGCTCCTCGCCTACATCGCGCTCGACGAACCGTCGGTCGAACACGGAACCCACAGTTTCGGGTCGTTTCGGCAGGTCTTCGATGCACTGACGCCCAGTGAAGCCCTCCTGCTATACGGGTCGGCGTTCATGATCGAACTACTCCTCTTCGGTGCGGTGTTCACTGCGATTCCGTTCCAGTTGTCCACCGGGTTCGGCGTTCGCCCCGTCGAAATCGGACTCGTCGTCACGGCAGCGCTCATCGCATCGGCGGTGGCTGCCTCACAGGCTGGCAGGTTGGCAAAGCACCTGTCGGACGAGATGCTCATCATCTCCGGCTTCGCCTTCGCTGGTGTCGGCCTACTCTTCGCTTGGCGCGCAGGCTCTCCAACCATGCTCGGCCTCGCCAGCGTCGTATTCGGGGCGGGGTGGGGACTCGTCCTCCCGTCGATCGACGACGAGGTCAGCGAGTTCGTTCCGGTCGAGTTCCGAGCGGAAGCGTTGAGCCTTCGTAACAGCACGACGTTCCTCGGACGGACGATTGCGCCGATTCTGTTCACGGCGCTTGCCCCCTTCTGGGGGTATCGACTCCTCCTCCTCGTGGCAGGTGCTGTCGGATTCGCCAGCGGACTCGTTGGGTGGATTCTGTCGCGGTGACACACTCCGACTGAGCTAGATACTCGACTGGGAGTGGCTGGCTGGATTCGACCGGGCCACAGGCCACCCCGCTTCAGTCGTCTTCTGTGGTGAATCCAATCTTCTTGTGTGTGTTGTCGCAGAACGGTTTGTTCTGTGACCCGCCACAGCGACACAGCCACTCGTCGGTCGCTCGGTACGACGAACCGTCGTCTTGACCGACGATTTCGAACGCGCCTTCGACGTGGAGTGGGCCGTTCCGCGTCGGTGTCACCGACAGGTCGCCCCCTGCTGCATCAGGAAACTCGTGGTCTTCGCTGACTGTCCCCGGTGCCTCGAAGTCCACGTCGAGGTGGCTGTTGTCGCAGAGGGGCTTGTTCGCTGATGCACCGCACCGACAGAACGCGACACGAGTGTCCGAGAGTAACGGTGTCCCGTCCTCGTCGGTTATCTCGACTGCTCCGTGGGCGTACAGCGGACCGTCGTGAGCGACGTGGATGGTGTTGTCCTCTGGAACCGTCTCTTCCCACCCACCGTCGTTTCGCTCGAAGTGGAGCGCACCCGTCGGGCATCTGGTGATGACTTCTGCGAGGTCGTCGCCGGCGGCGTTATCCGGAACGATCCAAGGACGCTCGTTGGGGTCGAACACGTCCGGGAGTCCCTTGACGCACTCACGAGCGTGAATACAGCGTTTCACGTCGTACCGCACCGTGACGTCCACACCCTCGTACTCGTGGAGTTCCTGTTCCATACATGTTAACGGACTGCAAGCACGATAATACCATAACTAGCGTCGTCGAGGGAACTGCCGAACACTCGTCGTCGAGCAACTGACGTCGCCGCCGTGTTCACACTTTGGAACCCGATATACCGCTAGCATATTCCAAAAATATTTCAAGTCCCTATCTAGTCGGTAAAGCTATATGTCAAACACAGCCAGCGAGAAACCGCTCGACGAAGACGTTGCCGAACTGGCTATGTCTCTTCGAGGAGATATCGTGTCCCCAGACGACGAATCGTACGACGAGACCCGTTCAGTGTGGAACGGCCTCGTCGACACCCACCCATCTCTCATCGTTCAGTGCGATGGTGCCGCTGACGTTGCGAAAGGAATGACGTTCGCCACCGAACACGGAATCCCGTATTCGGTTCGCGGTGGAGCACACAACCAGAGTGGGAGTTCGATGGTCGAAGACGGTATCGTTCTCGACGTATCCCGAATCGACCACGTTCGAGTGTCTCCCGACGAGCAGGTTGCGCAAGTTGGTGCTGGATGCCGTGCCCGCGACGCGCTCATCGAAGCCCAACACTACGGCCTCGCGATGCCGACCGGGAGCGCAGGCGACGTCGGCATCCCCGGGTCCACACTCGGCGGCGCAATTGGCTGGATGCGCCGAAAGCACGGTCTCGGTATCGATGCACTTCGGTCGGTCGACGTCGTCACTCCCGACGGTGACCTCGTCACGGCAAGCGAGAGCGAGAACGAAGACCTGTTCTGGGCGGTCCGTGGCGGCGGTGGTAACTTCGGTGTCGTCACCAACTTCGAGTTCGAACTGTACGAGGTTCCGCCAATCGT
The genomic region above belongs to Haloferax marinisediminis and contains:
- a CDS encoding pyridoxamine 5'-phosphate oxidase family protein gives rise to the protein MNLSRTGREIPSEVEDLLTGEPVVAHLATCADGRPHSAPLWYRYDDGVVEILTTGVKLANIRKNPHVSISMERDHEGIPEWMVTIRGTATIVEDEDEIQEANTRINRKYGVEDDAWSENVLVRIDVGSVAYRTY
- a CDS encoding DsrE family protein, yielding MKTVIHVSSPNPGDQEHAMVNTLNMIYDESVYTPGDDVAVVANGAGVRMFIEATASNPEMVEELRELSVTLLVCGNALRGMGVTDDDLLPGVERVQSGSGALARLQDEGYGYIKAP
- a CDS encoding ferritin-like domain-containing protein, yielding MGIETRADLKEHLQWAVQVELSTIPTYLYAMYSIDDRGAEPYRLIRSVVVEEMLHMALAANLMVAVGGKPRFYAEDVIPSYPMDLPHHDPPIRMNLERCSPDFIERVCMPIEHPRAVDAVPEDDNYETIGQFYLAVEAAIEQLDDDEGGLFDDPQVERQLLHPGYYAPVEFDEEDSGGLHPIDGIESACRAIETVIHQGEGLRDEHWADPSHHEMTHYYKFKSIADGTYRLGAVRPVAENPTTADFDPALRPVSDLFNAAYSYSFVLMDELYATTDRDTKDALVRDLYTVMSGILSPLARYLTSHPVSEGAELNAGPTFEFYQFEASSTPWEQIRALTTTVARDVGELVHLNGMVESLQTTPRLSSE
- a CDS encoding MFS transporter is translated as MKIPRVSHHRGSMVDASLSVGHHLRVGFRRGDATLPWNSPTLRVVFASTLLAPLGIALISPGLPVIQAQFSLTDAETSLILSSYFLTGIVLSPFIGLLEDRIGRRAVLIPSLLVFSLTGAAIAYAPSYSVALGLRIVQGTAAAGIFISTVTLIGDTFEGVERTSVLGANTAVLSTGAAIFPILGGVLAATSWNAPFFVYLLGIPVALLAYIALDEPSVEHGTHSFGSFRQVFDALTPSEALLLYGSAFMIELLLFGAVFTAIPFQLSTGFGVRPVEIGLVVTAALIASAVAASQAGRLAKHLSDEMLIISGFAFAGVGLLFAWRAGSPTMLGLASVVFGAGWGLVLPSIDDEVSEFVPVEFRAEALSLRNSTTFLGRTIAPILFTALAPFWGYRLLLLVAGAVGFASGLVGWILSR
- a CDS encoding CDGSH iron-sulfur domain-containing protein codes for the protein MEQELHEYEGVDVTVRYDVKRCIHARECVKGLPDVFDPNERPWIVPDNAAGDDLAEVITRCPTGALHFERNDGGWEETVPEDNTIHVAHDGPLYAHGAVEITDEDGTPLLSDTRVAFCRCGASANKPLCDNSHLDVDFEAPGTVSEDHEFPDAAGGDLSVTPTRNGPLHVEGAFEIVGQDDGSSYRATDEWLCRCGGSQNKPFCDNTHKKIGFTTEDD